TGCGCCCCTTGGTCTCGCTCATCATGGCAATGAGCGCTCCCAGCTCGACGCCGCGGGGATGCGGCTTGATCGCCAGCGGCTCGGGGGGAAGCTCGCGGGAGATGCGCTCGCGCCGGAAATCGTCTCCCTTGGGAGGATGGTAGGCGACGTCGGCGTGCGGGTTGGCGAGCGCCGTCTGCACCACGTAGTCGTCGACCGATCGACGCCCCTTCTTGTAGGTGCCCGCCAGCTCCATCTCCACCCGCGTGCCGTGATCGCGGTCCCACTCCACCTCGCGATCGGTCAGGACTTTCGGCTCGTTGCGAGCGGTGTCGATCTGGATTTCGAAGAAGTGCGCCGGCTTTTTCGCACCGGTGCGCGAGGTAATGCGCAGCGGCTGGCCGGTGGTGAGCTGCGAGTACATGCCGGCGGCGGAGATGCCGATCCCCTGTTGCCCCCGGCTCTGCCGGAGCACGTGGAACTTCGATCCGTACAAGAGCTTCCCGAAGATCTTGGGAATCTGCGCCCCGACGATTCCGGGACCGTTGTCGGTGACGACCAGCCGGAAGCGCTCCTCGCTCAATTCCTCGACGGCAATTTCGAGCGTCGGAAGAATCCCCGCCTCCTCGCACGCATCCAGCGAGTTGTCGACTGCCTCCTTGGTCGCCGTCAACAGGGCCTTGGCGGGATTGTCGAATCCCAGGAGATGGCGGTTCTTCTGGAAGAACTCGGCGACCGAGATCTCCTTCTGCCGCCGGGCCATGGTTTCGGCGGTCTCGCGCCGCCGCGCCGCTTTCTTTCCCCGTGCCGTGACCTTCGTCTCGACTCCCGAATCCCCTGGCTCGGCCACGGCCACCGAGCCTTCACGCCCGTTCCCTCCCGCTGAAGGATTCGGAGGGCGCGGCTTGCCGCTCGTCTTCCTCTTCGGGGCCTCGATGGCCTGCTCGGCACGGAACAGGTCCATCTGGTCGAGCTTCCTGGGAGCCTTTCCGATACGCCGCGCCGGCACGCTTGCCGCCTTGTCTCTGGCCAATTACCCTCCTCTGCTCCGCGATTGCCCGCGGACAGCGCGAATTGTAGCATTCCCGCAAAGGACCCTCGACCCCGTGGACCGGTGGAGCAGATGGCCGACGGACTCGATCTCAGCATCGCCGCGGAGGTAGCGGGCCTGTTGCGGCTGGCTGTCGTGACGGCGCGTCCGGTCCGGATCGGGCCTTCCTCGACCTCGCTTCTCGAAGAGATCGAGCAACTGCGGCTGGCGCTTCTCGAGCGGTATCGCGGTCGGGGGCCGTCGGAAATCGAAGGACTCGCGCCGGCGAGGGACCTCTACCGCTCCTTTGGAGTCGATCCGACCCGGACCCGGCCTTCCTCGGAAGCGCTGCTTCGCCGCATCCTCCAGGGGAAGCCGCTGCCGAACATCTCGAACGCCGTCGACTTGTGCACCCTGCTGTCGCTGGAATTCCTGCTTCCGATGGGACTCTATGACGCCGACCGGATCGCGGGACCGGTTCTCCTGCGCCGTGGGACGCCGGGCGAGTGCTATCCCGGCATCCGGAAGGAGGTCGTCGGGCTCGAAGGAAAGCCTGTCTTGTCGGATTCGAAGGGAGCTTTCGGAAATCCGACTTCCGATTCGCTGAGGACCTGCGTGACCGAGTCGACCCGGACTCTGTGGCTTGTGCTCTTTGCTCCCGCCCCGATGGACCCCGGAATCCTGACGGCCTTCAGGAACAGAGCGTCGGAAGAGCTTGCCCGGAACCTTGCGGAGCCGGGGCCGAGCTTCGACAGCAAGGTTCTTCGATAGGCAAATGAGCGAGTCAGCTGGCGTGTCCTCGGCGGAACGGCGTCCACGGCGAAAGACAAATTCCTGTGGGCAGGGCACATGCAGGATTAACCAACCAATGGCTGCTGGAAGCCCCCTGCGTAACTATTTCAAAAATAGGTAATTATACGTAGCCTTTGGAGTACCGGGACTTGGCGCGCTTCTCGCTATGTCTTGGACACCGCAGGAGGTGAACCATGAGATTGCGTTGGAATCAGATCACGAGCACCCGGATCGGCAGGTTCCTCCCGCTGGTGGTTCTCCTGGCTGGGCTGCTTGCACTGGTCCCGGGCCAGGCCCTTGCCGACGGCGGATACTACGGACACGGGCACGGACACGGGCACGGACACGGGAATGGACATGGACATGGTCAAGGGAAGCATTACCGGGCCTACCCGTCGCACAGCTACGTGATGGTTCCCCAGCATCTCTACGTGGAGGATCGCGCCTACTTCAGCCCTTACTACACCGGCCGCGC
This genomic window from Candidatus Polarisedimenticolia bacterium contains:
- a CDS encoding DNA topoisomerase VI subunit B, whose product is MARDKAASVPARRIGKAPRKLDQMDLFRAEQAIEAPKRKTSGKPRPPNPSAGGNGREGSVAVAEPGDSGVETKVTARGKKAARRRETAETMARRQKEISVAEFFQKNRHLLGFDNPAKALLTATKEAVDNSLDACEEAGILPTLEIAVEELSEERFRLVVTDNGPGIVGAQIPKIFGKLLYGSKFHVLRQSRGQQGIGISAAGMYSQLTTGQPLRITSRTGAKKPAHFFEIQIDTARNEPKVLTDREVEWDRDHGTRVEMELAGTYKKGRRSVDDYVVQTALANPHADVAYHPPKGDDFRRERISRELPPEPLAIKPHPRGVELGALIAMMSETKGRTLKSALQSDFSRVSEKVAEEICRAAGLNPEARPRSLKLPNMEALFNAIPKVKIMNPPTNCIVPIGEALILEGLRQTVKADFYTANSRPPSVYRGNPFLVETGLAYGGDQPAEELVDLWRFANRVPLQYQQSACAITKAAVSTDWRNYALQQGKGALPSGPMVLFVHVASVWVPFTSESKEAVAAYPEILKELRLGLQECGRKLGSFLRRRRREEDAEKKKSYIQAYIPHIGIALKEILSLSDKDEARIVSVLTDTLEKTRKI
- a CDS encoding phenylalanine--tRNA ligase beta subunit-related protein, whose translation is MADGLDLSIAAEVAGLLRLAVVTARPVRIGPSSTSLLEEIEQLRLALLERYRGRGPSEIEGLAPARDLYRSFGVDPTRTRPSSEALLRRILQGKPLPNISNAVDLCTLLSLEFLLPMGLYDADRIAGPVLLRRGTPGECYPGIRKEVVGLEGKPVLSDSKGAFGNPTSDSLRTCVTESTRTLWLVLFAPAPMDPGILTAFRNRASEELARNLAEPGPSFDSKVLR